Proteins encoded together in one Amblyomma americanum isolate KBUSLIRL-KWMA chromosome 1, ASM5285725v1, whole genome shotgun sequence window:
- the LOC144115414 gene encoding uncharacterized protein LOC144115414, which yields MASFNEKLVQEVKKHTQLWDQHSKLHKEAGYREAAWMEIAAALAVTVEECQTRWRTLRDTYLKRKKRRRAGANGQWNVLERDLGFLDDFLRPRTRRSTLNAAAPADVEVKQEQPGEDAEMREAAVAAAAAPPQPWPLAMRPAAVMPHRLEAGGAAAQALSSDPEELFCLSLAARLMRLLPRERHMARMKMLQTLHDLESGENIGEFALGDP from the exons ATGGCCTCCTTCAACGAGAAGCTCGTCCAGGAGGTGAAGAAGCACACGCAGCTCTGGGACCAGCACTCCAAGCTGCACAAGGAGGCCGGCTACCGGGAGGCCGCCTGGATGGAAATCGCCGCCGCGCTGGCCGTGACCG TGGAGGAGTGCCAGACCCGGTGGCGCACCCTCCGGGACACGTACCTCAAGCGCAAGAAGCGCCGGCGCGCCGGCGCCAACGGGCAGTGGAACGTGCTGGAGCGTGATCTCGGCTTCCTCGATGACTTCCTGAGGCCGCGAAC GAGACGCTCGACGCTGAACGCGGCGGCCCCGGCCGATGTGGAAGTCAAACAGGAGCAGCCCGGCGAAGACGCCGAAATGCGCGAGGCAGCGGTGGCTGCGGCGGCAGCACCACCTCAGCCCTGGCCTCTGGCCATGCGGCCGGCTGCCGTGATGCCGCATCGCCTGGAGGCGGGGGGTGCGGCGGCGCAGGCGCTCTCCTCGGACCCCGAGGAGCTCTTCTGCCTAAGCCTGGCGGCGCGCCTCATGAGACTTCTGCCCCGCGAACGACACATGGCCAGGATGAAGATGCTGCAGACACTGCACGACTTGGAATCTGGCGAGAACATCGGAGAGTTCGCGCTAGGAGACCCGTAG